The Lacipirellula parvula genome window below encodes:
- a CDS encoding NAD(P)/FAD-dependent oxidoreductase yields MRRILVLGGGFAGLWSAAGAARKLDELGIGGTDVEVTLVNRDAYHSIRVRNYEADLAATRVPLSEVLDPIGVRLVEGDVRSIDFARQTVDVQGAGGAVVLAYDRLVFALGSELVRRPLPGFAEYAFDIDTYDGAARLESHLGRLVAEATSPTMGDRARWVVLVVGAGLTGIEAAAELPGRLRALRDASGEEGREVRVILADHGDHIGSDMGAAAQPVIAEALTALGVETRTGVRVSALSAAGATLESGELIPAGTIVWCAGMRANQLTELFPVQRDRLGRLPVNEFLQVKGMPHVFAAGDSAVAMMDEQHASVMSCQHGRPMGRFAGHNVVCDLLGLPMLPLRIDWYVTVLDLGPWGALYTEGWDRHVVAVGATAKATKRVINCERIYPPRGGDRREILEAAAPVVQRPPAYQS; encoded by the coding sequence ATGCGACGGATCTTGGTGCTAGGCGGCGGCTTCGCGGGGTTGTGGAGCGCGGCCGGAGCGGCGCGGAAGCTTGATGAACTCGGCATCGGCGGCACTGACGTCGAGGTGACGCTCGTCAACCGCGATGCGTATCACAGCATTCGCGTTCGCAACTACGAGGCCGACTTAGCGGCGACGCGGGTGCCGCTGTCCGAGGTGCTCGATCCGATTGGCGTGCGGCTGGTCGAGGGCGACGTCCGGTCGATTGACTTTGCACGACAGACGGTCGACGTGCAGGGCGCCGGCGGAGCGGTGGTGCTGGCGTACGATCGGCTGGTCTTTGCACTGGGGAGCGAGTTGGTGCGGCGGCCGTTGCCGGGGTTTGCAGAGTATGCGTTTGATATTGATACGTATGACGGGGCGGCGCGGTTGGAGTCGCATCTGGGGCGACTGGTCGCTGAAGCGACCAGTCCGACGATGGGGGATCGGGCGCGGTGGGTGGTGTTGGTCGTGGGGGCGGGGTTGACGGGGATTGAAGCCGCGGCGGAGTTGCCGGGGCGGTTGCGGGCGTTGCGCGATGCGAGCGGTGAAGAGGGTAGGGAAGTCCGCGTGATTTTGGCGGATCATGGCGATCACATTGGTTCCGACATGGGAGCGGCGGCGCAACCGGTAATCGCTGAGGCGCTCACTGCGCTCGGCGTCGAGACGCGGACTGGGGTGCGCGTCTCAGCATTGAGCGCTGCCGGGGCGACGCTCGAATCGGGGGAACTCATTCCCGCGGGAACGATCGTGTGGTGCGCGGGGATGCGGGCTAATCAGCTGACTGAACTCTTTCCTGTCCAGCGCGACCGGCTCGGCCGGCTACCGGTCAACGAGTTCCTACAAGTGAAGGGCATGCCTCATGTGTTCGCTGCCGGCGATTCGGCGGTGGCGATGATGGACGAGCAGCACGCCTCGGTGATGTCGTGCCAACATGGCCGGCCGATGGGGCGGTTCGCGGGCCACAACGTCGTGTGCGATCTGCTCGGCTTGCCAATGTTGCCGCTGCGGATCGATTGGTATGTCACCGTGCTCGATCTTGGCCCGTGGGGAGCGCTATACACCGAAGGGTGGGATCGGCATGTCGTCGCGGTCGGCGCCACGGCGAAGGCGACGAAGCGGGTGATTAACTGCGAGCGGATTTATCCGCCGCGCGGGGGCGATCGACGGGAGATTTTGGAAGCGGCGGCGCCGGTGGTGCAGCGGCCGCCGGCCTATCAATCTTGA